A region from the Onychostoma macrolepis isolate SWU-2019 chromosome 18, ASM1243209v1, whole genome shotgun sequence genome encodes:
- the ttc36 gene encoding tetratricopeptide repeat protein 36 produces the protein MASAHDRAVLQAIFNPTSPFGDIPGLNQEDELTDDDSVFDPELVKQVKDLELQGVSAAESGDLPAALQHFNQAIRILPQRASAYNNRAQTKRLQGDTKGAVDDLERAISFSSGIGRSACQALVQRGLLLRLTGRDEEARVDFEKAAALGSEFARQQTVILNPYAALCNRMLSEVINKLRNPEMSDMP, from the exons ATGGCATCAGCACATGACAGAGCAGTTTTACAGGCCATCTTTAACCCTACCAGCCCTTTTGGAGATATCCCTGGATTAAATCAAGAAGATGAGCTGACAGACGATG ACAGTGTTTTTGACCCAGAGCTAGTGAAacaggtgaaagatctggaacTGCAGGGAGTTTCGGCTGCTGAGTCTGGAGACCTGCCCGCTGCTCTTCAGCATTTTAACCAGGCCATCAGGATCCTGCCTCAGAGGGCTTCAGCCTACAACAACCGAGCCCAGACCAAACGCCTGCAGGGAGACACCAAAG GTGCAGTGGACGATCTGGAGCGTGCCATTTCTTTCAGCAGCGGCATTGGGCGATCAGCCTGCCAGGCTCTGGTCCAGCGTGGGCTCCTTCTTAGGTTGACGGGTCGTGATGAGGAGGCTCGGGTGGACTTTGAGAAGGCAGCAGCTCTAGGCAGTGAGTTTGCTCGGCAGCAGACTGTGATCTTGAACCCCTACGCTGCCCTATGCAACCGCATGCTGTCAGAGGTCATCAATAAACTACGTAACCCAGAAATGTCAGACATGCCATAG